The Arachis ipaensis cultivar K30076 chromosome B03, Araip1.1, whole genome shotgun sequence region tataatctttttttttttcgattccCCGTTTCTCATGTCATGATAAATATATATTACAAGTCCAATAATTTCCTCATGCAAGCAAATAGAGAAGAAAGCTAATATATGAAGCAATAGGCTTTGGCCTTATATTATCATAATGTTCTGTGTATGTCTGGAAACTTGATAGATGGGAAAAAgacatggaagggtcactgccaTATTCATGTGCAAAGGATTGAAGCATGACAAATTTTACTGTGTGATTGGCAGAAGAAGTTGCTCAAATGGTGGGTCTATAGACATATATGAATTCAGTAGGAGATGTTGTCTCCTAAAAGATTTTATGTTCACTGATTGATACAAAAAAAATGGTGAAATGAGTCACTAGAATCTGACACTGGACAAAAATTTGGAACTGTGATGGTTGACGACCAAATTGTGATAAAATATTAGCTGCATATCTTATTAACTAACTTTGATATTTTATATCAAGACTTATAAAACTAGTTATTACATCACTGGATTTGAATATAGAAAAAGGACAAAGGTACCAAAAGAAATAATCCTTTTTTTGCATATCTATATATTTGGCTACTTGTGACTGGTTTTGCTTCATAGGTGTGGTGTTGCAGAGACATGATGGGGGGATTCAATCACTATGTTGTTGTGAAGTTCAAGGATGGTGTAGCAGTTGAAGAACTCACTGAAGGGTTGGTGAAAATGGTCTCAGGGATTGAGCATGTTAAGTCCTTCCAATGGTATGGTTTTTACTTTTTCTGAAGATTTTTATGATGCCTATGTATAATCCTTTCGGTATCATAGAGAGCATAGAATTCTCATGTAATTTTGTGTTTGTCTTAAAAGGGGAAAAGATATCGGAGGACCTGATTTTCTGAGACAAGGCTTCACTCATGCTTTCTTGATGACTTTCAATGGGAAAGAGGAGTTTGATGCATTTCAGAGTCACCCAAATCATGTTGAGTTTTCCAAATTATTCTCACCTGCTGTTGAGAATATTTTAGTGCTGGATTTCCCACCTACCATTGTCAAAGCATAAGCATATGATATGATCCTCAAGAATGAAGGTTTTTCAAGCAGTTTTTAGAGTCTCAGCCTTGGAAGTGTATGCTTAATGATAAGCTCTTTTTTCATTTCCCTTCTGTTTTAACTTGATGGTAAATTTGAAGGAGTTAGTACTTGATAATAACAATGATTCTCTTCCAATTTCCACTACCTTCTGATGTTGTTCCGGCACTTTTTCTAGGCCTCCATTGTCCATGAATAAAAAGTAAATcaatcacacacacacaaacaTATTATTGTAACAGAGAAACTAGTAAAAAGTAAATCAATCGACACACAAActaattctctttttatttttctagagagaggaggCCTCAAATTGCATCTTCCACTTTTCAGTTCTTGACtagataattattaaaaaaatgacaTTCTGCATAGATGTTGAATGATTGCAATTCAAAATAGTGTTAATTGAACTGCAATTATCATATAACCATTTAAGTATCTAAATCATTGCTGATAAATTAAAAGAGAATACCATAACAAATTTTGGTCAGGACAATCATTCACTGTGGGGTGGCTAAAAAAGCCTAAACATAAAAGCAACACTAGGAAGGCAAGAAATGATTATCAATGGTTAAAGAAATTGAATCATGCATGACCTGATTTGAAATAATTAACACTACTTTATGAAGGATATGACCTCAAAAGTTCCACTTCATGTCAAGGAATggcaaataacaaagaaaaaagaatttAACTTTGTTGGCCAAAGATATACCAAAGCAGTGTAACCTTTATTTCTGGTACAAACAAAAGAAGGAAAAGCAAAGCCATTAAACCAAACCATTCTGCCACTTGGAAAGCAATTTGGAAGTAGCAAATTGGGAGTTCAGTGTTTTGATTTGCCGCAAAAGAAGACAAAAATTATTATTAGATTGTGTTTTGAGTATGCTTTTAGGTATTAGAGCATGATTAGTGAAGGCCAAGAAAATTAAGtagcttttttattattttacaagaAATTTTGTACACTATAATCCAAAACATGATATCAGAGCTTCTCTAGTTCTAAACTTTATGCCTACCTATCTAGAAAGAACTCAACACTACATAATTTCATAAGAATCAAGAAAAcaatttttacatgaacatgaaCATGAAGGCATCCAAGGAACTACACCTTCTTCGTTGTTTTCTAGTATTATGCAGTGTCATGTTAGGTTCTTCTATAGCCAACCATGATAAGAAAGACTACTACTGTGGTAATATCAGAAGAGCTCAAACACCTTTCTTGAATCCCAGTCCTTCAATGTTAAGTAGCATCATCTTGTGCAGATCTCAGAACctctacttcaaaacttcccttgGCCTTTTCCAAGTTTCTTCAGTTGATTTAAATGGTAGCTTACTAACTATCTCTCACTCACCTTGTACTTCTTCTCTCCAATACCTTTCTCCTCTGGCTGTCACAGCAGGTTTACCTTCTCCACCAGAACCTAACTCACTTATTCTCTTCAATTGTTCAATCACAAGATACCCCTTTTTGCCACTCTTGAAAAACTGCACACACATATATAAATGTGGAGGTGCTGAAGAGCATGAGAAAAGTCCTTATTCATGCTTAGTTATTGAAGACCTTAAGAAAGTGGGTCTGGGTTTTCATCCTCGAAATTTGAACTGCTCCCATTATACCTGGGCACATAAAAGTTCTTCACATGGTGAAGATCATGGAGAATTGAAGTTTGGAGCAAGGATATCTTTCAACACTCATGTGCCAGATATTTGTAAGGGGTGCCAAAAGCCTAATGACACCTGCGGTGCCGGGTTGAATTGTTTATGCCATGCAAAAGAATGCAGTAAGTCCTACCTTGAATGATCTTTCCCATGTCCAAATATTcttaattttgattcatttatTGGTGCTATATGATTTTGCAGAAGACAAGGTCATATCCGAGGTTGGATCCATAACATTTACTGGTACCGTTTATTTGGCTTTGCTAGTTAGCTTTCTCTCATTGGTTTAGTAGCTTTCTTCTTATGGTATGTCTAACCAAGATTATATGTAAGGAGTGAGTAGGGAGTACTTAGGTAGTTAGGTTGGAGTGCTCTGTTCTTATATAATTATTTGCTATATGATACTTTAATCTCATCTATTGAATGTAACTAGTACATAACAGAATTTAAGGGTGACTAGGAGGGCTTCTATTACCTGCAACTGCAGTTTAAAACCATAATAACAGCTCGAGTGCCACTTCCTCTCTTCATCATGCATCACATTGATCCTTTTTTCAGTTAGACGATAATACGTGGCATAAATGATGCCATTATCTAATTGAAACATGTAATCTTTGAAGTAAGCCTATCCTTTACATAAATGCAGCAAGGACATGACAAGTACCGGGAAAAAAGGGGATCAAATTGTTATTTGTAATCCTTTATTAGCAGTGTCTCTTGCTGCCGCAGCATCTCTGATAGAGTTGTTGCATCTTGCAAGGAAAAAGTGACCAAGCCTTGAAGGTGCTTCCACCATGTTTGGCTTAAAAAGATGTTCATTCATTTCAACAAGCATGTGGTGGTCATTTAAGGTCCTTGTAAGTTGTAAGTGCTTCAACAGCACTTTGAATGAAATGTGCATCGTACCATGAGAAACATCATTGAATATCCCTTGGTCAACATTTTGCATTAAAGCATTCATATCATATCATAAGTTGCTTGGGGCTTGGGCTTTGATCCATTACCCCCATCACTCTTTTTTCATATCCCTATTTGGCCCAAGCAAAAGCAAGAGTGTATTATATTAGCCAATAAAAATGAAATTAGgttaaccaacttgggttggtcgagtggttagCTCACTCGTTCACTTAAACAAGTGTTGGGGGtttgaatcccgccttgtgcatgcagcaacccattggccagcggcagactCTACGGATTTGTCCTTGATCTGTCGAGTTGGGGGATACCgtagataacaaaaaaaaaatgaacctAAATAAATGTCAAAAATTTGAATCTCCTCTAGAGTGTGAAAATTAAGACACACTCCATGCTCTATTATTGGCATCATTAATAGACTGAAAATCTCGCATCACCTTCACATGCCATCTAATTTGAGCTGGACGCACGCATTCATCCTCTTCCGTACTCTCTCACaaatgcttcttcttcttcttcccataATTTCCATAATCCATCGCTCTAAAAAACAATGTCAATTTAAGTTTtcaatcatacaacattcatttcCCAGTTGACCACAATTCAACATTCATTGATTTCATATATATCATTTAACAAATACATTCcgctaatttaaaattaaagcaaGACTTGAGTATAGTTAATCAACATTAATTGGCACCTATGATTTTGACGAATTGATAAGAAAAGACAACGTGAAACATGATTCAAGTCAATCCAAATGATTGTATGCACGTCACTGTTAAACTTTATCATATTTTTGTCATGTCATACGAGTTCAAATTCAAATACCAACTACTTCAACTACTGCTTATAATAAGCACAAAATTCGGTCGAAATTACTTTaaacttataaaataaaatattactacTAACAAATCAAGTTAGAAACAAATAACTCGCAAAACTTGCTGGATTTACTTCCTCCATTATTTTTATTGAGATACTATATCCATAATTAGGCCCAGGCTAAGAaaaggaaattattttaattgtaaatCATAGAGCCACGTGATTTGAGTAATATTGCGGATCCTTTTCAACTTAAAGGTGATAACAAACCTAACTTAAATAGATTTTCTTCTAAGTCTAGTGGAGTAGCTAAAAAATCAACATTTGAAAAATATAGCAAACACTAATAATGATGCAATGTGCATGCTTCACTACTTTACCTATACAATCAAAATTATCAAAATCATTCACCCAACTTAATTAGCGTACACGCTCTTCTTAAGAACATATACAAATTTTCTCAACTCACGGAAACAAACATCCACCAACCAAAACATAAATACTAAAGAAATATATGCACTAAGATGCAAGACTTGTTTAATTTCTGGCATTTTCATTATTACTTGCATTCTATATATAGTTCTTAACTTGTAATTACAAAGCATAATGGAAGCATTCTCTTAGGTGAGAAATACTATAGATGCACTCATCTAAGTGTTTCATTGGTTTTTTACGGTATCTCCCAATTCGATAGATTAAGGATTAATCTGTCGTAGATTGAAATTCCGTTTAAAAGTTTGTTGCTAGCAATAGACTGTTGCATGCACAAAGCAGGATTCGAATCTCAACACATAATTAAGCGGACTAGTAAGTTAATCAGTAAATTAATCCAATTTAGTTAAATTAAGTGTTTTATTTTAACGTGCATAATGGTTAATTTACCCGTATTTTACCATGTCAGCACAAAAAGTGAGTAGTAATaattgagattgagaagagaattgAAGGGACCGGAGAGTCATAAACACATGTCAAGGTATCTGAGGACAAAGGAATAGGGCCATCATAATTCATAAGTAATCAAAGGTTCCACCACGCCACTAAAGACAAgactattattttaatttgttggAGTTTCGTTTCAATGATCTCAATGTGAAAATGACACCCCCCAAAAAGACCAAACCTTAGCTTATTGTTTTTGCTTCTAAATTTATTCATATCATATCATGGTAAGCGTAAAGGCCCTCTAATTTACCTTATGGATGGCCTTTGATTATGGTACTTCAACTATATATTCATATCACAAGCCAATGACAATGCATTATAATTTCGGAAAGTTTTCAAGTATACTGCTACACTAATGTTTCActaatttttaaccgttgatcttaatcatatatattatttatattttttataattaaaatcaacagtTAAAAATTACTGAAACACCAGTATATCAGTACACTTAAAAGTTTTTCTATAATTTATACCTGTCTTGTACTTGGCTTCTTTAGTGGAcagtaattatttaaaaaggaaaaaaaattaaaaaaatcactcTATCTTTTTAAGGTGAACATTACAGATAGTTACAAACAAAATTGCAAACTACATGGTCAAGATATTGTTCATCAtggtgtttttaaattttttgacaaATCTTCATAGATATTCATCATGTCATGATCCCCAAATAAAGCTACATTATGCATTCTCTTTTTCTTAAAAACAGAggtaaaaaagtaaaataatattAAGAATTTGGACATTTTTCTCCAATGACAGAACTCTAATATCTTGCAACATTCAAGGGAATCATTATCTCACATGTCAGAAGGGAAAACAAATATAGACAAACAGAAGACTTACTGCAGAATAATAGCCAACTGTTCTGAGTTCTGTTGTCATAAACACTAACTAAATTTTCTGTAACTCTTAAAACTGTTGTCTTCCTCTTTCCCATGAAAACATTAATGACTGTGTACCCTTTTAAGATTGAAAGGCAAAACTAGAGTTAAAGCAAGTTCCTCTTTTTCCTTTTCAAACAACTCACTAAGAAGTAAGAACTAAGAAGAACTTGATAAAAATTAACAAGgttaaacaaacaaaaaatccaACATCACCGGGTAAGTCAAGTGATGAGATTTCAAATTAAAAACCTGTACTAAAAAGTGACTCCAATTTTTGAATTGCATTAGTCGAATTTCTGATAATAGGATCCGACtaacaaaaatgaaaagaaacaaaaaaaaaagttctaATTAGGATGAAGAAATAATTTAGTGTTTTTGCCTTAGCTTATGAGGTCTTACAGGCATAGATCAACAAGGAGAATTCAATTCTGTCTTTATCTTTGTGTGGTGTCTTCTCTTCTAACCACAACCTGCTATCTAAGCCACTTCTTGTTCTGAACATAAACACTGCATAACCAGAACCTGCATTTGCATTCGGATTGAAGAACCAATCATGAACATCCCAAAGCAAATCCACCAGCAACCCATCAACAAAAATTGTTTGGTTTCCTCTGAAATTCCACTGAAGCCTCTTCACGCGGATCACTGTCTTCTTATCAATGCAAACAGAGAGAACAGGGTGAGGGTgaggatggtggtggtggtgattctTACTGTGCACCCCTTCTTCATTCTCCATGGTGCACCTTATCAACACATCATGAAATGTTCCAGTTTCACAGAATTGAGCCTTTGTTGTGTACTGTGTTGTCCCTGAACAATGCTCTCTCCTTGATAGCAGCGATGTTTTCGTTACCATGGAGTTCGATTTGAGCTTTTTTGAGGTGAATTCCTCCGCCGCGTCGCCGCCGAGGACTAGGCCTACTTCTGAGTCAACAACGATCACCAAATAGAAACCTTCAACTGGTTCAGGCCCAGATTCATATCTTGCATTTGACAGGTCCCAAAACACTTCAATCTTCGATGATGATTCATCACATAACTCAATCAATTtgcttcctttcttcttcctaaAGAACCTTGAATTTGTGTTGAGCCTAAACGTTGGTGGTGCTGATGAAGGGTCATGAACCTCATTACTACCTATCTTACACAAATACAAATATAATtactaaatgaaaaaaaaaaaaaagataaatacaaCAATTTTGTATGTGTATGAATAGATGATTACCGAAGCTTATGGTGAGTCCTTGGTTGGAGTGGCTTCTGCACCATGTGACAGTGAACAAGAGCTGCTTCAAGGTGGAGAGGACCAATTTGTAGACACTGGAAACTGAGTTTTGGATTGAAGGTGATGAAGAAGAAAGTGTTGTTTGGTTAATGATGCAAGGGTTGTTGATTGATGCGTAGCTTGAAGAACATGAAGTGTAATTAGACACATTCACTGCGTTTTCACTGAAACAAGATACTATGTCCCTCATACTGTGTGGGAAGGCACAAAGATCTGAACTTTTTTGTGAAGCAAATTATGGGTCTTTCTTGTTTTTTGGATTCTGTGAAGGAATCATGAGCACTAAGAACCATGAAAGTGAGATCAAAGGTACATTTCtcgttttttttctttctaagtgCCTTGGGGGGAACTCAGAGGAAGGTGAATTAGAAGAAGGTGGTTATGAaatggttttttttattttattttattttatttggtccTGACAGGTCTAATGCCATTTAACATGACACAAACTCTCTCTCTCCTATCTCTTTCTCTCCCTTGTGTCCATCACTCTGCATcttattattcatttatttatggAAAGGGAAAAAGATTAGGAGATTGTTGTGTTATGCCAGTTAATACTACAATTTTAAAAATGTAAAAGAAAGGGAAGCAAAAGCAAAAAGGGATGCCTAAAAAGTTTGATCCTCCTTGTAATACTATTTGTATATCaaaattttcattaaaattaattattaacatattaatttatatttatattttaatatataacaATGTTAGGGAAGAAGAGAGTATCAGCCAAAAATTAGCCAAATACTTCTGGATGAATCCAAAATCTCTATGTGAATGGTGTTTATGCTAGacattaggatgtttcttttttttataaattggaTGGTTCTGAATCTATTTTTTGATTTATGATGTTTTAGGTGTTTGGAGAGGGAAAAAGGGTAAAGAGACAAAAGTTAATTGAATCAGTTTTCGTTATTCACGTTGCAATGATACTGAACGTATCTCTTCCTAATTTGAATGTGGTGAAATatttaataaccaatattttaaatcataaataaataaaactaatcactatatttataattaattaagttgttccaTTATGGGCTTATTTGGAATTGGTTTCGTATACTTGCCGATGTATTCTTTTGAAGGGCTACAATGCAAATTGAAGATGGAGTTTTGGCATGATGTATGGATAAGGGATGGATAAGGAATACACAACAAACAAGAATCGAACTCTAACTTTTTCGGACATAGAAGTTGAAACCATTGAAAAATTATATACCTGCATCCTCATTAAGAGGTCAGAACTTTGTTTGAtggaaaatttatttttagtgaaCTCTTGGCGTAGCCTTTCAACCTCAGCACGTTCTTGTGGTGTTCCTGCATTTGGATCGAATTCCCAATGTTGTCTTCCTATGAAGTTGTTCACTGaaaccaagttctttcctccttctGCTATCttcaaatatatattaaatacatattaaaaacaTGTAAAATAATACAGtctatataaataaatttatcgTAACTCATTCGATAAATTCTTTTTGTACACACtacatttttatattttgaattatcACTATATGTAATACCATATAAATGTTCTACTTTTGGCTTTAATATGTGTTACATTAGGTTTTGCAGTATTAAGAGCCGCAATTGAAGAGAAACTTTAATCACCAGTATCATTAGTGATTAGGTGCTTTGGTTAGTGGccaagatttgaaaaaaaaaaaaaagggaataatACAACTTAAAAGGGAAAAcgcaattaaaaagaaaaaaaaatcctttttatttCTTACCTTTTTACTACTCAATCTACTTTCCTTCTTATTTTTATGAGAAACAATTAATTATTTAAAGAGATATTTCTGTaaacataattttaattattaagtaGAAAAatcattatttattaaaattctaagatattaaaaatactaggcaatcaattcttttttttaaccaaatccaacaaaatcaaatttacatatgcataattttttttgtaaatttttttttcttctttttttcctttctcttttatTACTGTCATAGTTCTCGTCATGATCATCATTATCATTTGTTCTTTTTTGGCATtctacttcttctttttctttttcattcttcttcttctaaacaATTAGTTTTTAAGGTAGTCATTGTTATTGTCTTCttcttctaaaaaaataaaaaataattacaatattttgttttatatgttattttttctGCACAATTCTTCTTTAACGTCGTTattgtcttctttttctttcaaaaaaaaaataaaaaaaaaaactataacactgttttatgtgttatttttaaaaaaatttagtgtcaaaatttaaaaaatttttatgtcatgattaaaaaatttcagtgCTATTTNNNNNNNNNNNNTCTTAAATATATATACTCTTTACTTCattcaatatttaaaaaaaatatttcggAAGGTTTGTATGATACCATATCATTATTCTTTTTTCAATATGGAATTTTGAATGACAACTATTATAAGTATTTCTTGTGTACGTAACTACAATTATTAGTTTGTTGGGTATTTGTGGACGTTTCTTATTAATACCAAAAttcagaataaaataaaataaataaaaaacaagtGTTTTGAGGATAAGTATAACACCACTCTTTGTACGTCCAAATGTGATTAAAACTCTTTGTGCTTCCAAGTGTGAGTCTAGCTCACACCATCACTTCAAGCCTAAACTTCTATACTTGTTTGGTGAAGAATGAAGAAACTAGAAAAAAAGAGATATTGAAGTTAGATATGCTAAATTTGCCATTACTAGGGGCCCCTCAAGTCATCAACCGTGGATAAAACTCTCTCAAATTTGTTGATATTTCATTATGGGACCATTGAATTGAAGCTAAAAATGTGATAGGGTATATAGATTTGTCatccccttttctttctttctggtGGCTAAAAAAACTTTACCTCTTTCTTGTAATAACCACCAACACAATGCAATAGGGAAGCCATGAATATGTGATACTGAATATTGGTCCCACAAAATAAATTTGCTAACTCCCCCCTCCTCCCAATGCAAACTCATATAATAGCTAGTAATGGGAGCATATTTCACTcattataaattaataaataatttcatTCCAAGGGTATTTACTATTctcattttatttctttattgacCCCTAACACTCCTCAATATTTAATGTGATGCATTCTAAAGAGGTGTGACTATTTTAATTGGTTTCCGGTCTGCTCTCGTTACACTCTTTAAtacataaaaagaaaaatcatgtGGTTGCAGTTGtagagaaaaagataaagaaaaataaaagaaaagcatttGGAACAAGACATGCCCATGCATGAATTATTAATTAAAAGCTTAGGTCAACAGATCCAAGTCCCcctctttctccctattttaagTAGTTTCTCCAACcaaaaccatatatatatatagatccaACATCATGACTTCTTCGCATAAATAAAATTGAGTACTAGACAATTTTATTGGCAAGACTGAATTAATTAAGTAATAATGAAATTTCATCTTACttaacaatattttttgttaGAGAGGAGTGGTACGTTAAATTAATTAGAggggaaaataaaaaataatccagagagagaagaagatggtgatgaaagAGCAGCACACAAGgtgttatcattattattattattattgattgaaTGCTTTCTCTTTTTGAGGTACAAAGCAGTGTATGAGGGCATATTGTTTGGGTCATGGACCCCATAAACTAAGGACTTATGGTCCACTTGATGGGGCATGCATGCTCCTTCCTCATTATTCATTTCTCACCCTTGCTTATGCTAAACGTAACTGCATCTAGTACCAATAATCACACTAGTTATAAAACTAATTAGAGACAAAGAGGAGGGGTAAGTGGCTAATAATAATATTGTGtggttatgttttaattatatttgcaCTATTAAAAACCAACTTGAGGTTGAACATTGAAATTAGTCGGTGCTCCTATGTACaagaaaattgattttttttttattttaagaaaaaaaattaagaagaggtagaaataaaaagaaaaaccacatataaataaaaaaaagaaaaaagtgaatATGAATGCATGCTGCTTGTGAAACTTCCTGGAGTGTAAAAGAAGGCATATGCTAACAACTCTTCTTTTCGTTTCATTTCAATATAATTGACAGTTTTTAACTTTCCCCAAACAAAGTGGAATAAATTAGATTCCTTATTCCTTCCCAAGTAGTAACATGTTTCtctcaaattaaattaataaaaacaaaaaaccatGCATAATCAATAACATATAAGAATTTCATAATTTCATAGCTAAGCTAATAGCTGTAGCTGATGGCAAACAAACACATGTATATGTTTTTCACTTCATCAATAACCATGAATTATTCATTCCTTCACCCTTTTCATATTACGAAAGTTCGTGGTGGTGCAACTAGCTAGCAACTAATATATTATCGATAGAGACTAAAGATCCATGGTAGGGACTGGGACCTAAACCGCAATCAAATCAAATACATCTACCATGATTAACTTAACGTACtatgatcttaaaattttaattatatatatcataTTAACCTATCTTATAATATCAATATGAAAACTCAAGAATGTCACATAAATTTATACCGTTACAAAAACAACTTTAACTTGTATGATATAGACCCCAGTCCCTTCACTTTAATTTATTCATCTTTTGAATGTTATTTTCCATCCTCTTGGTGTAGAGAACAAAACTGATTAGTTCTAATGGATTAGAATTGAAACGGAAAGTGAGGGTGACAATTCAAAAGGGTAGAATGGAATCCAACTGAAAAGTGAAACTCTTTGTGTCTTGGCCTTATGTAATACCCAAGAAATTCTCCACAACAAAAACTGGGAGCATATTATCTTTTactgaaagagaaaaaaaaaaggttggtTAAATTCTTTTTTGATGTGGCCATGAGAGTTTTAGAATCCTTTTGTTGATGAAAGTTGAAGGAAGCTTGGTACTACCGCGAGAATGTGAAATATCACATGTTGGACCAGCCAGCCAGCTAGATAGATAGATCATCCTCacaatcaataataattaatcttttctttctttttctactttttATTAATTGTTTTGTTTTTAATAAGGGGCCTATGTTGTTCAATTCAAACTACTTCAAATAAAAAGTTAGACAAATTTGACACTAAAAAAGTTAGTAGTAATATTTAATTACTACTAAAATTTCAAAACCACAAATAATTGTGGAAGTAATTGATGCTaggtagaaaaaaaaaacagaacttgccttatttaatattaattaattatcacaataattaatgaatgttaaataagacaagttatgactgttttttgCTGATTTTATTTGATTACCAAACATTTCTGTTTTGAGATGGTAGAGAACTAATactgcgtttgtttacagagacacaaaattgtgtTTGATCGACAaaggagacatggacagagaccgtgtgtccagagacactgaattagtgtattttgtgttcatcctgacaggaaggacacggaaacactaacaagggacacaacttattttttattttttctttttttatttttgttaattttttataattatatattttattattatatttttcatcacaaattttttaataaaaaaataaaaataaattaaatttttataatttgttctagtctatcaccaaacaaaatataaaaac contains the following coding sequences:
- the LOC107629311 gene encoding stress-response A/B barrel domain-containing protein At5g22580, with product MVWCCRDMMGGFNHYVVVKFKDGVAVEELTEGLVKMVSGIEHVKSFQWGKDIGGPDFLRQGFTHAFLMTFNGKEEFDAFQSHPNHVEFSKLFSPAVENILVLDFPPTIVKA
- the LOC107629307 gene encoding uncharacterized protein LOC107629307, translating into MRDIVSCFSENAVNVSNYTSCSSSYASINNPCIINQTTLSSSSPSIQNSVSSVYKLVLSTLKQLLFTVTWCRSHSNQGLTISFGSNEVHDPSSAPPTFRLNTNSRFFRKKKGSKLIELCDESSSKIEVFWDLSNARYESGPEPVEGFYLVIVVDSEVGLVLGGDAAEEFTSKKLKSNSMVTKTSLLSRREHCSGTTQYTTKAQFCETGTFHDVLIRCTMENEEGVHSKNHHHHHPHPHPVLSVCIDKKTVIRVKRLQWNFRGNQTIFVDGLLVDLLWDVHDWFFNPNANAGSGYAVFMFRTRSGLDSRLWLEEKTPHKDKDRIEFSLLIYACKTS
- the LOC107629309 gene encoding uncharacterized protein LOC107629309, which produces MNMNMKASKELHLLRCFLVLCSVMLGSSIANHDKKDYYCGNIRRAQTPFLNPSPSMLSSIILCRSQNLYFKTSLGLFQVSSVDLNGSLLTISHSPCTSSLQYLSPLAVTAGLPSPPEPNSLILFNCSITRYPFLPLLKNCTHIYKCGGAEEHEKSPYSCLVIEDLKKVGLGFHPRNLNCSHYTWAHKSSSHGEDHGELKFGARISFNTHVPDICKGCQKPNDTCGAGLNCLCHAKECKDKVISEVGSITFTGTVYLALLVSFLSLV